A window of Mycolicibacterium holsaticum DSM 44478 = JCM 12374 genomic DNA:
GAGCCGCAGTTCTTCGCGCAACTGCTCGACGGTCTGGGCCTGACGGCCGAGGAGGTGCCCAACCAGCTGGACGCCACGGCGTTTCCCAAAATGCACAACCTGTTCGCCGAACGCTTTGCGAGCAAAACCCGTGCCGAGTGGGCCCAAATCTTCGCCGGCACCGACGCCTGCGTCACGCCGGTGCTCACCTGGACCGAAGCCGCGCAGAACGAACATCTGCGCGCCCGGTCAACGATGGTGGCTGCCAACGGCGTCGACCAGGCAGCGCCCGCACCGCGGTTCTCGCGCACCCCGGCCCCTGCGATCGGTGCGCCGCCGCAGGCGACCACGCCGATCGATGAGATCGGTTGGTAGCGTCAATTAGCTGTCAAACCCGCGACACAAGCGCGACGGGTTAGCTACGATCTGCTCCATGGCGGTCCGCGCATCGCGAGAAGTGGTCTTTGAAGCGCCCAAAGACGCGATCCTCGACGCCCTGGCCGACATCGAGGCGGTGCCGTCGTGGTCGTCGGTGCACAAGCGCGCAGAGGTCCTCGACCGGCATCCCGACGGGCGTCCGCACCACGTCAAGGCGACCTTCAAGATCATGGGGATCACCGACAAAGAACTGCTCGAGTACCACTGGGGTGATGACTGGGTGGTCTGGGACGCCAAGGCCACCATGCAGCAACGCGGTCAGCACGGGGAGTACAACCTGACCCCGGTCGGGGAGGACCGCACGCGGGTGCGCTTTGACATCGTCATCGACCTGGCCGCGCCGGTTCCCGAGTTCCTCCTGCGGCGGGCGAAGAAGATGGTGCTCGACGTCGCCACCGAAAACCTGCGCCAGCGGGTCAACGCCCAAAGCGCCCAAAGGGACATTTCGACGCAATCGTGCGAGTAGATCGCGCCTAACATCGATCTCGGCACCGCGGGCTATTGCTGGCGCAGCACTTGCAGCCGCCGGATCGCTTCATCGAGCGTGTCGTCACGTTTGCAGAACGCGAAGCGCACCAGGTGGTTCCACGCACCGGCATGCTCGGCGCCGGGGTCGCAGAACGCCGACATCGGGATGGCGGCGACGCCGGCCCTATGCGGCAGCTGGGCGCAGAACTCGCTGCTGTCGTCATAGCCGAGCGGGCGCGGATCGGCGCACAAAAAGTAGGTGCCGAAGCTGTCGTGCACCACGAACCCCAGATCTGTCAACGCGGCGCCCAACCGGTTTCGCTTGCCCTGCAAGGATTCCCGCAGCGTGGCGACCCAGGCCTCTTCGGCGTTGAGCGCGTGTGCCACCGCGGGCTGAAACGGCGCCCCGCCGACATAGGACAGGTACTGTTTGGCCGCGCGCAAGCCGGCGATGAGATCGGCCGGGCCGCAAGCCCAACCGATCTTCCAGCCGGTGACGTTGAACATCTTGGCCGCGCTGGAGATCGTCACCGTGCGCTGCGCCATGCCCGGATAGTTGGCCAGCGGAAGATGGCGGTGACCGTCGAAAACCAGATGCTCGTACACCTCGTCGGTGATCACCAGCAGGTCCGCGTCGACGGCGAGCTGGGCCAGCGCCCGCAGTTCGTCGTCGCCGGCGACCATGCCCGTCGGGTTGTGCGGCGAATTGACGATCAGCGCCTTGGTTTTCGGGGTGATGGCACGACGCAGGCCCTCGACGTCGATGCGGAACCCCAGGCCGTCCTGCACCAGCGGCACTGCGCGCCGCTGACAGCCGGCCATCGCGATGACGGGGGAGTAGGAGTCGTAGAACGGCTCGATCAGCAGCACTTCGCTGCCGGGTTCGACCAGACCGAGGACCGCGGCGGCGATCGCCTCCGTGGCGCCGACCGTCACGAGCACCTCGGTATCGGGATCGTATTCGGTGCCGAAGTGCCGCCGGCGTTGCGCGGCGATCGCCTCACGCAGGGCCGGAATGCCAAGCCCTGGCGGGTACTGGTTGACGCCGTCGGCGATCGCGTTCGCGGCGATCTTCAGCATCGCGGGCGGGCCGTCCTCGTCGGGAAAGCCCTGTCCGAGGTTG
This region includes:
- a CDS encoding SRPBCC family protein, which translates into the protein MAVRASREVVFEAPKDAILDALADIEAVPSWSSVHKRAEVLDRHPDGRPHHVKATFKIMGITDKELLEYHWGDDWVVWDAKATMQQRGQHGEYNLTPVGEDRTRVRFDIVIDLAAPVPEFLLRRAKKMVLDVATENLRQRVNAQSAQRDISTQSCE
- a CDS encoding pyridoxal phosphate-dependent aminotransferase; amino-acid sequence: MTVRRLQPYAVTIFAEMSALAARIGAVNLGQGFPDEDGPPAMLKIAANAIADGVNQYPPGLGIPALREAIAAQRRRHFGTEYDPDTEVLVTVGATEAIAAAVLGLVEPGSEVLLIEPFYDSYSPVIAMAGCQRRAVPLVQDGLGFRIDVEGLRRAITPKTKALIVNSPHNPTGMVAGDDELRALAQLAVDADLLVITDEVYEHLVFDGHRHLPLANYPGMAQRTVTISSAAKMFNVTGWKIGWACGPADLIAGLRAAKQYLSYVGGAPFQPAVAHALNAEEAWVATLRESLQGKRNRLGAALTDLGFVVHDSFGTYFLCADPRPLGYDDSSEFCAQLPHRAGVAAIPMSAFCDPGAEHAGAWNHLVRFAFCKRDDTLDEAIRRLQVLRQQ